A window of the Sporichthya brevicatena genome harbors these coding sequences:
- a CDS encoding amphi-Trp domain-containing protein, with protein sequence MADRDVERNYTVPEFAAKLRRLADALESGKPFRIQIAGQRFTVPRHAQISVEHEREGEVEEVEFQLKWKLADVEEPDTDDAV encoded by the coding sequence ATGGCTGATCGCGATGTCGAACGCAACTACACGGTCCCGGAGTTCGCGGCGAAGCTCCGCCGCCTGGCGGACGCCCTGGAGTCGGGCAAGCCCTTCCGGATCCAGATCGCGGGTCAACGGTTCACCGTCCCCCGCCACGCCCAGATCAGCGTCGAGCACGAGCGCGAGGGCGAGGTCGAGGAGGTCGAGTTCCAGCTGAAGTGGAAGCTCGCCGACGTCGAGGAACCCGACACCGACGACGCCGTCTGA
- a CDS encoding pyruvate, phosphate dikinase has translation MAAAPEVYAFDHPHEAPPRTLKDLLGGKGAGLAEMTSVLKMPVPPGFTIAVPVCRAYRAGGWPEGLSEAIAEHLAKLEATLGRRFGDPADPLLLAVRSGAAFSMPGMMDTVLNLGLNDETVAGLAAASGDEEFAFDSYRRFLMSYANTVLGAELKEPAEAHDAGTSAAAKLEAVKALLAGANVLVPSDPREQLRGAVEAVFKSWDSPRAKAYRARENIDENLGTGVNVQAMVFGNYGDTSGTGVVFTRNPNTGENKAYGDFLPRAQGEDVVAGIARTLDISELGTHLPGTDTVLAQHLAELEKHYRDMCDVEFTIERGNVWILQTRVAKRGAVAAVRAAVQMVDDPVIALTKAEAVARVTPEQREAARAEILAGVSTGGSGGPAIATGLGASPGRVHGKAIFNADDAADAADASDDPIILVREETSPEDVHGMGVSAGILTSHGGLVSHAAVVARGWGIPAVVGAGDLTVTDDAALGPDGTVLFRAGDVITIDGKTGEVWLGQNTDEASEGGGSDTAAAAGEAALAHELPELAILESWAAEL, from the coding sequence ACCTGCTCGGCGGTAAGGGTGCGGGTCTGGCGGAGATGACGTCGGTGCTGAAGATGCCGGTGCCGCCGGGGTTCACGATCGCGGTGCCGGTGTGCCGGGCCTACCGGGCCGGGGGTTGGCCCGAGGGTCTGTCGGAGGCGATCGCCGAGCATCTGGCGAAGCTGGAGGCGACGCTGGGCCGCCGGTTCGGCGACCCGGCCGACCCGCTGCTGCTCGCGGTCCGCTCCGGTGCGGCGTTCTCGATGCCCGGGATGATGGACACCGTCCTGAACCTGGGCCTGAACGACGAGACCGTCGCCGGCCTCGCGGCGGCCTCCGGCGACGAGGAGTTCGCCTTCGACTCCTACCGCCGGTTCCTCATGAGCTACGCGAACACCGTCCTGGGGGCCGAGCTGAAGGAGCCGGCCGAGGCCCACGACGCGGGCACCTCGGCCGCGGCCAAGCTGGAGGCGGTCAAGGCCCTGCTGGCCGGGGCGAACGTGCTCGTCCCGTCCGACCCGCGCGAGCAGCTGCGCGGCGCGGTCGAGGCGGTGTTCAAGTCCTGGGACTCCCCGCGGGCCAAGGCCTACCGGGCCCGGGAGAACATCGACGAGAACCTCGGCACCGGCGTGAACGTGCAGGCGATGGTGTTCGGCAACTACGGCGACACCTCCGGCACCGGGGTGGTGTTCACCCGCAACCCGAACACCGGGGAGAACAAGGCCTACGGCGACTTCCTGCCCCGCGCGCAGGGTGAGGACGTCGTCGCCGGCATCGCCCGGACCCTGGACATCTCCGAGCTCGGCACCCACCTGCCCGGCACCGACACCGTCCTCGCCCAGCACCTCGCCGAGCTCGAGAAGCACTACCGCGACATGTGCGACGTCGAGTTCACCATCGAGCGCGGCAACGTCTGGATCCTGCAGACCCGCGTCGCCAAGCGCGGCGCCGTCGCGGCCGTCCGCGCCGCGGTGCAGATGGTCGACGACCCGGTCATCGCGCTGACCAAGGCCGAGGCCGTCGCCCGCGTCACCCCCGAGCAGCGCGAGGCCGCGCGGGCCGAGATCCTCGCCGGCGTCTCCACCGGCGGGTCCGGTGGTCCGGCGATCGCGACCGGCCTGGGTGCGTCCCCGGGCCGGGTGCACGGCAAGGCGATCTTCAACGCCGACGACGCGGCCGACGCGGCCGACGCCTCCGACGACCCGATCATCCTCGTCCGCGAGGAGACCAGCCCCGAGGACGTCCACGGCATGGGCGTCTCCGCCGGCATCCTCACCAGCCATGGCGGTCTGGTCTCCCACGCCGCCGTCGTCGCCCGCGGCTGGGGCATCCCGGCCGTCGTCGGCGCCGGTGACCTGACCGTCACCGACGACGCCGCCCTCGGCCCGGACGGCACCGTCCTGTTCCGCGCCGGCGACGTCATCACCATCGACGGCAAGACCGGCGAGGTCTGGCTCGGCCAGAACACCGACGAGGCGAGCGAGGGCGGCGGCAGCGACACCGCCGCGGCCGCGGGCGAGGCCGCCCTCGCCCACGAACTCCCCGAGCTCGCGATCCTGGAGTCCTGGGCCGCCGAGCTCTGA
- a CDS encoding choice-of-anchor G family protein → MPAKSKPRHKRQTPSRTRQGVALGVTTVVSAGAVVAGSGVASAAEKPVSQSKGVFLSGSALGTNLDQLVKLDNAAASNKGDQNVVKALNPLGVSLLNSLDVPLGPVNLLKGNGLLKLGAVNQAAIAKKDGSAVGASGAVTDSGAIAVSGKDDVPASTADLDLGGLLGSTLGEDLIGGLLDLDLSVGAISASATQAKGEKGKQTGDYNIADLKLTLQSPILAGLLGGLNLSGSQNELAGLGDLLNGLNLDSLLGGLLGGLLGGSANIDVANLPVLSDIVAGQDLTVAKGAIAIDLSNGKITVDVEALLKQLGLNLNNLPPNTELVRLILNAVVENVGDLVTGVVDDLLDDITAAFEDIEITGEAIPLLGGVLQALPVDELLTALRPTLNTVLSTVLQPVQALLTQVSGTLLDPIFDALEQVLSIRVNVQDKSGGAFTQRALQIRVLPDGAGISKKAAGDGLAVVNLASATVGPGSGVVAGADDDDEGDSTGGGTPLPDTGAGDSAPLAAAGLGLLLAGAAATAGSNRMGTRTAGAHAAPRGRTRPGGGRHARR, encoded by the coding sequence GTGCCCGCTAAGAGCAAGCCCCGCCACAAGCGGCAGACCCCGAGCCGCACTCGCCAGGGCGTTGCCCTGGGCGTCACCACCGTCGTGTCCGCCGGCGCCGTGGTCGCCGGTTCCGGCGTCGCCTCCGCCGCGGAGAAGCCCGTTTCGCAGTCGAAGGGCGTCTTCCTGTCCGGGTCCGCCCTGGGCACCAACCTGGACCAGCTGGTGAAGCTGGACAACGCCGCCGCGTCCAACAAGGGCGACCAGAACGTCGTCAAGGCGCTCAACCCGCTCGGCGTGAGCCTGCTGAACTCGCTCGACGTCCCCCTCGGACCGGTCAACCTGCTCAAGGGCAACGGGCTGCTCAAGCTCGGCGCCGTGAACCAGGCCGCGATCGCCAAGAAGGACGGCAGCGCCGTCGGCGCCTCCGGCGCGGTCACCGACTCCGGTGCGATCGCGGTCTCCGGCAAGGACGACGTCCCCGCCTCGACCGCCGACCTCGACCTCGGTGGCCTGCTCGGTTCCACCCTCGGTGAGGACCTCATCGGCGGGCTCCTCGACCTCGACCTGTCCGTGGGTGCGATCTCCGCCAGCGCCACCCAGGCCAAGGGCGAGAAGGGCAAGCAGACCGGCGACTACAACATCGCCGACCTCAAGCTCACCCTCCAGAGCCCGATCCTCGCCGGCCTGCTCGGCGGCCTGAACCTCTCGGGCAGCCAGAACGAGCTCGCGGGTCTCGGCGACCTGCTCAACGGCCTGAACCTGGACAGCCTCCTCGGCGGTCTGCTCGGCGGTCTGCTGGGCGGCAGCGCGAACATCGACGTCGCCAACCTGCCGGTGCTCTCCGACATCGTCGCCGGCCAGGACCTCACGGTCGCCAAGGGCGCGATCGCGATCGACCTGTCGAACGGGAAGATCACCGTCGACGTCGAGGCGCTGCTCAAGCAGCTCGGCCTGAACCTGAACAACCTGCCGCCGAACACCGAACTCGTCCGCCTGATCCTCAACGCGGTCGTCGAGAACGTCGGCGATCTCGTCACGGGCGTCGTCGACGACCTGCTCGACGACATCACCGCGGCCTTCGAGGACATCGAGATCACCGGCGAGGCCATCCCGCTGCTCGGCGGCGTCCTCCAGGCCCTGCCGGTCGACGAGCTGCTCACGGCGCTCCGCCCGACGCTGAACACGGTTCTGTCGACCGTGCTCCAGCCGGTGCAGGCGCTGCTGACCCAGGTCAGCGGCACGCTGCTCGACCCGATCTTCGACGCCCTCGAGCAGGTCCTGTCGATCCGGGTCAACGTGCAGGACAAGTCGGGCGGCGCGTTCACGCAGCGTGCGCTGCAGATCCGCGTCCTCCCCGACGGCGCCGGCATCAGCAAGAAGGCGGCCGGCGACGGTCTGGCCGTGGTCAACCTCGCCTCGGCGACGGTCGGCCCGGGCAGCGGCGTCGTCGCCGGTGCGGACGACGACGACGAGGGCGACTCGACCGGCGGCGGCACCCCGCTGCCGGACACCGGCGCCGGCGACTCCGCCCCGCTCGCGGCGGCCGGCCTCGGCCTGCTGCTCGCCGGTGCGGCCGCCACCGCCGGCTCGAACCGGATGGGCACCCGCACCGCCGGTGCGCACGCCGCCCCGCGCGGTCGTACCCGCCCCGGTGGCGGTCGGCACGCCCGCCGCTAA
- a CDS encoding ABC transporter ATP-binding protein, translated as MATLRIDGVSRWFGNVVAVNDVTMEFGPGVTGLLGPNGAGKSTLIHMMGGFLPPSSGAVTLDGQPVWRNEGIYRRIGLVPEREAMYDVVNGYDFVLANARLHGLPDPAAAARRAIETVDLVDAQNRPISTYSKGMRQRAKLATALVHDPQVLLLDEPFNGLDPRQRLHLMDLLKRMAAEGRTVIVSSHILEEVEELADRIEVMVSGRHAASGGFREIRRLMTERPHRYTIRSGDDRALAAAIIAERCASAVELVVPNNARVAPGVNADANLQVQATDVGEFVRVLPRIAHQRGIRLYEVSPADESLESVFAYLVSR; from the coding sequence ATGGCGACCCTGCGTATCGACGGCGTCTCCCGCTGGTTCGGCAACGTCGTCGCCGTCAACGACGTGACGATGGAGTTCGGTCCGGGGGTCACCGGTCTGCTCGGCCCGAACGGAGCCGGCAAGTCGACGCTGATCCACATGATGGGCGGGTTCCTGCCGCCTTCCTCGGGCGCGGTCACGCTCGACGGGCAGCCGGTCTGGCGCAACGAGGGGATCTACCGCCGCATCGGTCTGGTCCCGGAGCGCGAAGCGATGTACGACGTCGTGAACGGCTACGACTTCGTGCTCGCCAACGCCCGGCTCCACGGCCTGCCGGACCCGGCGGCCGCGGCCCGACGGGCGATCGAGACCGTCGACCTCGTCGACGCCCAGAACCGGCCGATCTCCACGTACTCCAAGGGCATGCGCCAGCGCGCGAAGCTGGCGACCGCACTGGTCCACGACCCGCAGGTGCTGCTGCTCGACGAGCCGTTCAACGGCCTCGACCCGCGGCAGCGCCTGCACCTGATGGACCTGCTCAAGCGGATGGCGGCCGAGGGCCGCACGGTCATCGTCAGCTCCCACATCCTCGAGGAGGTGGAGGAACTCGCCGACCGGATCGAGGTCATGGTCTCCGGCCGCCACGCCGCCTCCGGCGGCTTCCGCGAGATCCGCCGCCTGATGACCGAACGCCCGCACCGGTACACGATCCGGTCCGGAGACGACCGGGCCCTCGCGGCGGCGATCATCGCCGAGCGGTGCGCCTCCGCCGTCGAACTCGTGGTCCCGAACAACGCGCGGGTCGCCCCGGGCGTGAACGCGGACGCGAACCTGCAGGTCCAGGCCACCGACGTGGGGGAGTTCGTGCGCGTGCTGCCACGAATCGCGCATCAGCGGGGGATCCGCCTCTACGAGGTCAGTCCCGCCGACGAGTCGCTGGAGTCGGTGTTCGCGTACCTGGTGAGCCGATGA
- a CDS encoding enoyl-CoA hydratase-related protein, which produces MDAYQHIQVKRDGETVRITMNRPSRRNSLSEDHLRELTAAFSEAGQSDATGIVLGANGPVFSAGHDFGDVAARDVNGVRDLLNICTNLMQTIQSVPQVVIARVHALATAAGCQLVATCDLAVAAESAGFALPGGKGGWFCHTPAVPVARNIGRKRLMELALTGDVVDATTAAEWGLINYAVPDDQLDSAVDDLLARATRGSRSGKGIGKQTLYAQLDRPEADAYNIAIPVMAALSQSAAAKEGMAAFLEKRHPVWPD; this is translated from the coding sequence ATGGACGCCTACCAGCACATTCAGGTGAAGCGGGACGGGGAGACCGTCCGCATCACGATGAACCGGCCGAGCCGCCGGAACTCGCTGTCCGAGGACCACCTCCGCGAGCTCACCGCTGCGTTCTCCGAGGCCGGGCAGAGCGACGCCACGGGCATCGTCCTGGGCGCGAACGGGCCGGTCTTCAGCGCCGGGCACGACTTCGGCGACGTCGCCGCCCGCGACGTCAACGGCGTCCGGGACCTGCTCAACATCTGCACGAACCTGATGCAGACCATCCAATCCGTCCCCCAGGTCGTGATCGCGCGCGTCCACGCCCTCGCGACCGCGGCCGGCTGTCAGCTCGTGGCGACCTGCGACCTCGCGGTGGCCGCCGAGTCCGCCGGCTTCGCGCTCCCCGGCGGCAAGGGCGGCTGGTTCTGTCACACCCCTGCCGTGCCGGTCGCGCGCAACATCGGCCGCAAGCGCCTGATGGAGCTCGCGCTGACCGGCGACGTGGTGGACGCCACCACCGCCGCCGAGTGGGGCCTGATCAACTACGCCGTCCCGGACGACCAGCTCGACTCGGCCGTCGACGACCTGCTCGCCCGCGCCACGCGCGGCAGCCGCTCGGGTAAGGGCATCGGCAAGCAGACGCTGTACGCGCAGCTCGACCGGCCCGAGGCCGACGCCTACAACATCGCGATCCCGGTCATGGCCGCGCTGTCCCAGTCCGCCGCCGCGAAAGAAGGCATGGCCGCGTTCCTGGAGAAGCGGCACCCGGTGTGGCCTGATTAG
- a CDS encoding ADP-ribosylglycohydrolase family protein: MAERTAPAAVRNRAAGALLGTAAGDALGAGYEFGDPMAADAPVEMRGGGGFQWAPGEWTDDTAMALVIADAAAAGDLRDEAVQDRIAAAWAAWARDATDVGVQTRKVLTDASAAAGGVPTANHLRAAAAELHAGTSRTAGNGSLMRTAPVALAYLGDAEACAEVAFALSSLTHADPEAGEACVLWSLAIRHSVLTGELDARVGLLGLPAAAREKWLKRLNEAEREPATTFRDNGWVVHALQAAWACILQTPVLPYDPDQHLVDALENCVRAGGDTDTVAAIAGGLLGACHGVGAIPQDWADVLHGWPGRSTDDLVHQARELAAASWAEDPDAELFDLPE; encoded by the coding sequence GTGGCGGAACGAACCGCGCCGGCGGCGGTGCGCAACCGCGCCGCGGGGGCCCTGCTCGGCACGGCGGCCGGGGACGCCCTCGGCGCCGGCTACGAGTTCGGCGACCCGATGGCGGCCGATGCCCCCGTCGAGATGCGCGGGGGCGGCGGCTTCCAGTGGGCACCGGGGGAGTGGACCGACGACACCGCGATGGCGCTCGTGATCGCCGATGCCGCCGCGGCCGGCGACCTGCGCGACGAGGCCGTCCAGGACCGCATCGCCGCGGCTTGGGCCGCGTGGGCGCGCGACGCGACCGACGTCGGCGTCCAGACCCGGAAGGTCCTCACCGACGCGTCCGCGGCCGCCGGTGGCGTCCCCACGGCGAACCACCTGCGCGCGGCCGCCGCCGAGCTGCACGCCGGCACCTCGCGCACCGCGGGCAACGGGTCGCTGATGCGCACCGCGCCGGTCGCGCTGGCCTACCTCGGGGACGCCGAGGCGTGCGCGGAGGTTGCGTTCGCATTGAGCAGCCTGACCCACGCCGACCCCGAGGCCGGCGAGGCGTGCGTGCTGTGGTCGCTCGCGATCCGGCACTCCGTGCTGACCGGTGAGCTCGACGCCCGCGTCGGTCTGCTCGGGCTGCCCGCCGCGGCCCGCGAGAAGTGGCTTAAGCGGCTCAACGAGGCCGAGCGCGAGCCGGCCACGACGTTCCGCGACAACGGCTGGGTCGTCCACGCACTGCAGGCCGCCTGGGCGTGCATTCTGCAGACGCCGGTGCTGCCCTACGACCCGGACCAGCACCTCGTCGACGCCCTGGAGAACTGCGTCCGGGCGGGCGGGGACACCGACACCGTCGCCGCGATCGCCGGTGGGCTCCTCGGCGCGTGTCACGGCGTGGGAGCGATCCCGCAGGACTGGGCCGACGTCCTCCACGGCTGGCCGGGACGGTCGACCGACGACCTGGTCCACCAGGCTAGAGAGCTCGCGGCCGCGAGCTGGGCCGAGGACCCCGACGCCGAACTGTTCGACCTGCCGGAGTGA
- a CDS encoding ABC transporter permease yields the protein MNTHTGHAPTIGGPFNMTVAQLTMRGLLGRRRIIFLLALPALLLSLAILIRALAGQDDEVTAGVAGGLGIAVFVPLMGVIAGTGAIAPEIDDGSIVYLLAKPLSRHTMATTKAIVAMATIVLFSGVPAGLAAFLMSGTDNDLALGFLVGASVAGIAYGAVFLLLGVVTRSAVLVGLLYALVWETVVGSFIPGARTLSISQWAASVTEAIVGEDVADSLGLESAVSLGVGIPMLVIVTVGATWYAGHRLRTIRLSGEE from the coding sequence ATGAACACGCACACCGGGCACGCGCCCACCATCGGCGGACCGTTCAACATGACGGTCGCTCAGCTGACGATGCGTGGCCTGCTGGGCCGCCGCCGCATCATCTTCCTGCTCGCCCTGCCCGCGCTGCTGCTCAGCCTCGCGATCCTGATCCGCGCGCTCGCCGGCCAGGACGACGAGGTCACCGCCGGGGTGGCCGGCGGCCTCGGCATCGCGGTGTTCGTCCCCCTGATGGGGGTCATCGCCGGCACCGGGGCGATCGCGCCCGAGATCGACGACGGGTCGATCGTCTACCTGCTCGCGAAACCGCTCTCGCGCCACACGATGGCGACGACGAAAGCCATCGTCGCGATGGCGACGATCGTGCTCTTCTCCGGTGTCCCCGCGGGACTCGCCGCGTTCCTGATGTCGGGCACCGACAACGACCTGGCGCTCGGCTTCCTGGTCGGGGCCTCCGTGGCCGGTATCGCCTACGGCGCGGTGTTCCTGCTGCTCGGTGTCGTCACGCGCAGCGCGGTGCTGGTCGGTCTGCTCTACGCGCTGGTGTGGGAGACGGTGGTCGGCAGCTTCATCCCCGGCGCACGGACGCTGAGCATCTCGCAGTGGGCGGCCTCGGTCACCGAGGCGATCGTCGGTGAGGACGTCGCCGACAGCCTCGGTCTGGAGTCCGCGGTCAGCCTGGGTGTCGGGATCCCGATGCTCGTGATCGTCACGGTCGGGGCCACCTGGTACGCCGGGCACCGGCTGCGCACGATCCGGCTGTCCGGGGAGGAGTGA
- a CDS encoding ABC transporter permease — protein sequence MSVPTQGPRGGVIHDLGFRHYEGPRAGSRAIALALYVDTLRGAFGLGRTAKSKIMPAILLFALVLPAVIMALIVGIDNRLTMPANYTEYVLSTSALTSLFIAGAAPASVSRDLRFRVVALYFSRPLQRVEYVLAKYAALASALFLMMAIPLIVMYAGALLAKLSIGSQTPDFLRGLGGAAVTAVLVAGIAVTIAAMTPRRGVGVAAIIVSLIVLAGVSGTVTTVADENGAETTAAYGELISPYALAHGVQHSVFGGPSEATVPPPGATGGAIFVLVAVAVVAACLALLMARYRKVSI from the coding sequence ATGAGCGTTCCCACGCAAGGGCCCCGCGGCGGCGTCATCCACGACCTCGGGTTCCGGCACTACGAGGGGCCGCGCGCGGGGTCGCGCGCGATCGCGCTTGCCCTCTACGTCGACACCCTGCGCGGCGCGTTCGGCCTCGGCCGGACGGCGAAGTCGAAGATCATGCCCGCGATCCTGCTGTTCGCGCTGGTGCTGCCGGCCGTGATCATGGCGCTGATCGTCGGCATCGACAACCGTCTGACGATGCCCGCGAACTACACCGAGTACGTGCTCTCGACCTCGGCGCTGACGAGCCTGTTCATCGCCGGCGCCGCGCCCGCGAGCGTCTCGCGCGACCTGCGGTTCCGGGTCGTCGCGCTGTACTTCTCGCGTCCGCTGCAGCGCGTCGAGTACGTCCTCGCGAAGTACGCCGCGCTCGCCAGCGCGCTGTTCCTGATGATGGCGATCCCGCTGATCGTCATGTACGCGGGCGCGCTGCTCGCCAAGCTCTCGATCGGCTCCCAGACGCCGGACTTCCTGCGCGGCCTGGGCGGTGCGGCGGTCACGGCCGTCCTCGTCGCCGGCATCGCGGTGACGATCGCGGCGATGACCCCGCGCCGCGGCGTCGGCGTCGCGGCGATCATCGTGTCGCTGATCGTCCTGGCCGGAGTGAGCGGGACCGTCACCACCGTCGCCGACGAGAACGGCGCCGAGACCACGGCCGCCTACGGGGAGCTGATCTCGCCCTACGCGCTCGCGCACGGGGTGCAGCACTCGGTGTTCGGCGGACCCAGCGAGGCGACCGTGCCGCCGCCGGGCGCGACCGGGGGCGCGATCTTCGTCCTCGTCGCCGTGGCGGTCGTGGCTGCGTGCCTCGCGCTGCTCATGGCGCGGTACCGGAAGGTGTCGATCTGA
- a CDS encoding ABC transporter ATP-binding protein has translation MITTAALTRRFGTSVTAVADLSVDIPPGITGLIGANGAGKSTLIKMLLGLLPPSAGTAKVLGHDIRTEGVAIRERVGYMPEHDCLPPDMSATELVVHMARMSGLPRAAARERTADTLRHVGLYEERYRPIGGYSTGMKQRVKLAQALVHDPQLVFLDEPTNGLDPTGRDEMLGLIRRVGTEFGISVLVSSHLLGELERTCDHVVVIDGGKLLRSSSTAEITAKGAVLVVEVTERGEEVAGALRSQGLEATADGDVLHVGLVDDSTYDAVLAVVTSLDLGLVRLERPRHRMAELFATPAGGGA, from the coding sequence ATGATCACGACGGCCGCCCTCACGCGGCGGTTCGGGACGTCGGTCACGGCGGTCGCGGACCTCTCGGTCGACATCCCCCCGGGCATCACCGGGCTGATCGGCGCCAACGGCGCGGGCAAGTCGACGTTGATCAAGATGCTCCTCGGTCTGCTCCCGCCCTCGGCCGGCACGGCGAAGGTGCTCGGGCACGACATCCGCACCGAGGGGGTCGCGATCCGGGAGCGGGTGGGCTACATGCCCGAGCACGACTGCCTGCCGCCGGACATGTCCGCGACCGAGCTGGTGGTGCACATGGCGCGCATGTCCGGTCTGCCGCGTGCGGCGGCCCGGGAGCGCACCGCCGACACGCTCCGGCACGTCGGCCTCTACGAGGAGCGCTACCGGCCGATCGGTGGCTACTCGACCGGCATGAAGCAGCGGGTGAAGCTGGCCCAGGCGCTCGTGCACGACCCGCAGCTGGTCTTCCTCGACGAGCCGACCAACGGCCTCGACCCGACCGGGCGCGACGAGATGCTCGGCCTGATCCGCCGGGTCGGCACGGAGTTCGGCATCTCCGTCCTGGTCTCCTCGCACCTGCTCGGTGAACTCGAGCGCACCTGCGACCACGTCGTCGTCATCGACGGCGGAAAGCTGCTGCGCTCCTCGTCGACGGCGGAGATCACCGCGAAGGGGGCGGTCCTGGTGGTCGAGGTGACCGAGCGCGGCGAGGAGGTCGCCGGGGCGCTGCGGTCCCAGGGCCTGGAGGCCACCGCGGACGGAGACGTCCTGCACGTCGGTCTCGTCGACGACAGCACCTACGACGCCGTGCTCGCGGTGGTGACGAGCCTCGACCTCGGCCTGGTCCGCCTGGAGCGGCCGCGGCACCGGATGGCCGAACTGTTCGCGACGCCCGCCGGCGGTGGCGCATGA